CGAGTACGAAGAGGAGCGCTATCTGATCGTGCCCAATTCAGCCATTCTTTTGCTGATCAGGGAAGACGATGACCTGGAAGACTCTCTGAGTTGAATCGTCGGAGGGAGTCGGATTTGTTTCCGGCTTTCACTCCGGCCTACGCTCCTCTTCAACCGTCGAGGAGTTTTTTTATTTCATTATTTTGACAGATCGATATGACCATAGCGACCGATATGCACAAAGAGGCGGCGGGCCTTTCGACCGAAGCGCTGCTCCGGCGGGTGCAGGCTCTCAAGAAGGAGATGAACGCGATTATCCTTGCCCACTACTACACCCTGCCGGAAATCCAGCAGGCGGCGGACATCGTGGGCGACAGCCTCGCCCTGGCGCGGGCGGCGGAGAAGACGTCGGCGGACGTGATCGTTTTCGCCGGGGTGTACTTCATGGCCGAGACCGCCAAGATTCTCAATCCTGGCAAGATGGTGCTCATGCCCGATCCGGGCGCGGGCTGCCCGCTGGCCGACAGTTGCCCGGAGGAGGAGTTCCGCGCCTTCCGCCAGGCGCATCCCGACGCCATTGCCATTACCTACGTCAACTCGTCGGCGGCGATCAAGAAGCTTTCGGACATCATCTGCACCTCGTCGAACGCCGAGCATATCGTGCGGCAGATTCCGCCGGAGCAGCAGATCATCTTCGGTCCTGACCGCAACCTCGGCGCATGGGTGATGAAGCGCACCGGGCGCGACATGCTGCTCTGGCAGGGCTTCTGCTATGTGCACGACGCCTACTCCGAGGTTTACATGATCCAAGCCAAGGCGATGTATCCGGATGCGGAATTGATCGCTCATCCCGAGTGCCGCGAGGAGGTGCTGCGTCAGGCTTCGTTCGTTGGCTCGACCTCGGCCCTGCTCGATTACACCGAAAAGAGTCCGCGCAAAAGCTTCATCGTGGCAACCGAGCCGGGCATTCTTTACGAAATGGAGAAACGCTCGCCGGGCAAGGTTTTCATTCCTGCGCCCAAAGACCCGGCCAATCCGCGCAGCGTCTGCAAGCAGATGAAGCAGAACACGCTTGACAAGCTCTATCTCTGCATGGTGAACCGCTCGCCCGAGATCACCGTTGACGAGAGCCTGCGCGAAGGGGCGCTGAAGTCGATCAAAAGAATGCTCGAAATGTCCGCCTGACCTGCCGTCGCCGGGCGCCACTCCGCTCACCGGAAGTCGCGGCCCGGCAAAATCTCTGACCGTTCAGCCCTCCGCTGTTGCCGCTCATCCCCGTTTCTGCGTATCTTGTTTGCGCAAGAGCTGTTTCGCTTTCCAACCCTTTCAGCAGGAACCATCATGCGCTCGCCGCTCCTTCGTATCGTCGCCATCTCGGCGCTCTTCTGCGCCCAGCCGTTCCAGCCCGAAGCCAACGCCTGGCACGACAAAACCCATCTCACCATCGCCGAGGCCGCCGGGTTCGACCTCTGGTACAGCGCCGCCGCGCCCGATGTGGCCAAGTCGAAAGAGATGTTCAGTCCGGTCGAAAGCCCGAATCACTACTACAATAACAACGCCAACAAGCGGGTCACTCCTGAAATGGTCATGGCGCAGGTTGAACGCTACAACCGGCCCAACGACGACGAAGGGCATCTGTACGGCGCGATCATCGGTTCGGTCAGGGAGTATCAGTCGATGAAAAAGAGCGGCAAATATGCGAAGTATCCGCTGGTCTACTGCGCCCACTATTGCGGCGACCTCTCGATGCCACTGCACAACACCCGCTACGACGACTTCAACAAAGAGCGCCACAGCATCAACGACGGTATCATCGAGAACAGTGTGCGCCACAACATCGGCTACATCCAGCGCATGATGCGGCCTCCCGTCATCGACAGCGAGGCCGACCTGGCGCGCGAGATCGCCGCCGTCGCCGAATCGGCCCGCAAGCTCGGCATGAAGATGCGGAAGGAAAATCGCGACATGACCGTCGATGAAGCTTACACGCAGGTGACGCGGAGCGCCTCGCTCTTCAACGCCATTCTCGCCTGGCTCGAAAGAACGCAGAAGACGGCGGGCGAAAGAACCGTGACCGTAACGAACTGATTTTCAATAAGTTGCATGGCTGAAAAGAAACATCTCGACAGGCTGAAAGCTGGAGTCGCAAGCTGGAACCACTGGCGCAAAGCGCAGCCGGAAGTCCGGCCCGACCTCAGCCAGGCCGATTTCAGCGCCGCCGACCTGAAAGGCATCGATCTTTCGGAGGCCGACCTCGTCGGCGCGACTTTCGCGAAAGCGACGCTCTCCGGCGCGGATTTGCGCGGGGCCGATCTTCGCGGAGCCGACCTGTCGGGCGCGCGGCTCGACGGCGTCAATCTGAGCCGCAGCACCATCGATCTCTCCACGCGCTACGATGGCGTGACCGGATGCCAGATCGGCGTCAACGGCCTCTACTCGCCATCGACCGACTCGGCGGCCCTGATGCGCCTCGATCCGCCCGGCAACTCCATGCAGGGCGCCAACGCCGAGGCGGTCGTCGAAAGTTTGCGCCAAGCGCGCAAGCTGCACACCTTTTCGGTGATTCTTGCCGGAATCGCGATGCTTTTCATCGTCATCAAGCCCAAAACCATCACCCTGCCATATCTGGCCGGATCGTTCAAGTTTGATGACTTCAGCTATGCTTTTCTGGCCACCATTCTCTCGGCGGCGCTCCTGAGCCAGGTGGTTTCATTCATCGACTCGGCGCTGCAAGGCGCGCGCTACCTCAACGACCGCCGCGCGGCGATGCTGGTCGGCCACTTTCCGTGGCTGCTCTCCAAATACGAAAGCGACCCGGCGAACAAGCGTCAGTCAAGGGTCCTGCGCTTTTTTATGATTTTTCATCCGCTGATCTACCTCTACTTTTTCGTCCAGTGGAGTGCGCTCGCCATCGGCGACTGGGATTCGGTCATCCGGCACTACCAGCAGATGCCGATTATTTTTGGCGAATACCTCCTGCCGGTCGTCTATGTCATTCTGATCCGCATCTGCCTGCACCTCTTCCGTCTCTCCGAAGGTTTCCAGAAGCCGATCCTTTTCGACGCCGAAACCGAACGCAGCCGCCGCACCGACATGGAACGCCTTACCGAAGCCATCGAGCGCCAGTCCGCCCTTACCGCCGAGCTGGTGGATGTACTGAAAAAGAGGGAGGGGAAGAGTTGAGCGTTGAGCGCGAGAAAATGAAGAACGGCTTTACCGTCTCTAAACTGTTGTGCAGCATGAGCAGATTTGCAGTTGTTCCGATACGCCGCGTGAGTGTTTTGTTCATCTTTTCGATCATCCTGCTGTTTGCGGATGGCGGAAATGCCATGTCCCGCATGCAGCCTCCGGACGGCGTGGTGGCCGGTGTGGTTAACGCCTTCGGTTCGAGAGATGCTGTCCGGTTGAACCGCTTTGTCCATCCAAAACAAGGCGTGGTCGTCATCTACCGCCAAGGCGTTTTCAATGTATTCAAAGCCGTTTCGCGGATCGATTTCAGAAAGCCGGTTCCCGAATACTTCCCTTATCCAAAAATCAGGGGCGGTGCGCCTCTCAGGTACGCGGCGTTGCCGGTGTATGATTGCGGGCGCGAGGCCTGGTCGAAAACCGGCCTGTTTTGCGACCCAAAACACCGGGATGTTTTGTTGAGCACCATGGCGATTAACCTGAAGCGGAGCGGACTGAAGGAGATTTCGCAGGAAACGATCGACCGCTTTCGAGCGCTCGAAGCGAAAAGCGTTCGCGTTGTGCTGGTTGACGTGAATGGAAACGATCTGGTGTTTTACTTGACGAGAATCGGCGAGCGCTGGTATTTGACCATCCTCGACCGTGTCTCCAGCGATTGCAGTGCTTGATTATGGAAAGATGATTTGTGCGGCTGGGTTTTTGAAAAGAAGCGTTCCCGGAGAAATCGATAAAAATTACTGGAGCACCATTCTTTTCTGTCATGCTGAGCGAAGCGAAGCATCCAGCTCTGCAACGGCGTTGCTTCGGGTAGTTTTAATGCCGGAATCACGTTTTTTGCTTCGTTAAAGCGTATCTTTTTATGCGTCGTTTGTACTTATAACATTTCACAGGTTTACCCCAAC
The nucleotide sequence above comes from Chlorobaculum tepidum TLS. Encoded proteins:
- the nadA gene encoding quinolinate synthase NadA: MTIATDMHKEAAGLSTEALLRRVQALKKEMNAIILAHYYTLPEIQQAADIVGDSLALARAAEKTSADVIVFAGVYFMAETAKILNPGKMVLMPDPGAGCPLADSCPEEEFRAFRQAHPDAIAITYVNSSAAIKKLSDIICTSSNAEHIVRQIPPEQQIIFGPDRNLGAWVMKRTGRDMLLWQGFCYVHDAYSEVYMIQAKAMYPDAELIAHPECREEVLRQASFVGSTSALLDYTEKSPRKSFIVATEPGILYEMEKRSPGKVFIPAPKDPANPRSVCKQMKQNTLDKLYLCMVNRSPEITVDESLREGALKSIKRMLEMSA
- a CDS encoding pentapeptide repeat-containing protein, coding for MAEKKHLDRLKAGVASWNHWRKAQPEVRPDLSQADFSAADLKGIDLSEADLVGATFAKATLSGADLRGADLRGADLSGARLDGVNLSRSTIDLSTRYDGVTGCQIGVNGLYSPSTDSAALMRLDPPGNSMQGANAEAVVESLRQARKLHTFSVILAGIAMLFIVIKPKTITLPYLAGSFKFDDFSYAFLATILSAALLSQVVSFIDSALQGARYLNDRRAAMLVGHFPWLLSKYESDPANKRQSRVLRFFMIFHPLIYLYFFVQWSALAIGDWDSVIRHYQQMPIIFGEYLLPVVYVILIRICLHLFRLSEGFQKPILFDAETERSRRTDMERLTEAIERQSALTAELVDVLKKREGKS